A section of the Devosia rhizoryzae genome encodes:
- a CDS encoding YciI family protein: MLYAILCYNEEKVVSSWTPAEDAACMKRLAAVQQGMSAKGKLGPVVRLVNTDEAMTLRKMNGEHVVFDGPFAETKEQFLGFYVADCDNMDEALDFAKQLAVANPGVGSYEIRPLRYFGDNKLAKPQLLAVG, translated from the coding sequence ATGCTCTACGCCATCCTGTGCTACAACGAGGAAAAAGTTGTCTCCAGCTGGACTCCGGCTGAAGACGCGGCCTGCATGAAGCGTCTCGCCGCTGTGCAGCAGGGCATGAGCGCCAAGGGCAAGCTCGGACCTGTCGTCCGCCTCGTCAACACCGACGAAGCCATGACGCTGCGCAAGATGAACGGCGAGCACGTCGTCTTCGATGGCCCCTTTGCCGAAACCAAAGAACAGTTCTTGGGCTTCTACGTCGCCGACTGCGACAACATGGATGAAGCGCTCGACTTCGCCAAACAACTCGCCGTCGCTAATCCGGGTGTCGGCTCCTATGAGATCCGCCCGCTTCGCTACTTCGGCGACAACAAGCTCGCCAAGCCCCAATTGCTGGCCGTCGGCTAA
- a CDS encoding SDR family oxidoreductase, translating to MSGRVALVTGATSGIGRATVIGLAAAGYRVAALGRRDDALQSLASDHPIAFAQACDVTDRKDVARYFAAMQQALGRLDVVFNNAGRSAPTANFGDIDPHDWDGVIDVNLTGAFNIAHAAFRAMRDQNPQGGRIINNGSISAHVPRPHAAAYTVSKHAITGLTKAISLDGRACSIACGQIDIGNVATDMTAAMTGGVLQPDGRTMPEPTFELRHVVDAVLYMAGLPLEANVQFMTVMATNMPFIGRG from the coding sequence ATGAGCGGTCGCGTCGCGCTTGTCACCGGCGCCACGTCCGGCATCGGTAGGGCGACCGTCATCGGTCTTGCTGCAGCGGGCTATCGCGTTGCTGCGCTTGGACGCCGGGATGATGCTCTGCAAAGCCTTGCCTCAGATCATCCGATTGCATTTGCTCAGGCCTGCGACGTGACCGACCGAAAGGATGTCGCCCGCTACTTTGCCGCCATGCAGCAAGCGCTTGGTCGCCTCGACGTGGTCTTCAACAATGCGGGGCGGTCGGCACCTACTGCCAATTTTGGGGACATCGACCCCCACGACTGGGATGGCGTCATCGACGTCAACCTCACCGGCGCCTTCAACATAGCCCATGCCGCCTTTCGGGCCATGCGCGACCAGAACCCGCAAGGCGGGCGCATCATCAACAACGGCTCGATCTCGGCCCATGTGCCGCGTCCGCACGCTGCCGCCTATACGGTGAGCAAGCACGCCATCACCGGCCTCACCAAGGCCATCTCCCTGGATGGCCGAGCCTGTTCCATCGCCTGCGGCCAGATCGATATCGGTAATGTCGCGACCGATATGACGGCGGCCATGACCGGCGGCGTCTTGCAGCCGGACGGACGCACCATGCCCGAGCCCACTTTCGAGCTTCGCCACGTCGTTGATGCCGTCCTCTACATGGCCGGCCTGCCGCTCGAAGCCAATGTGCAGTTCATGACCGTTATGGCCACCAACATGCCCTTTATCGGCCGGGGCTAG
- a CDS encoding EamA family transporter has product MRPTSILLPILLVTFGMVFTATGSSFAKLLFPLVGAFGATALRLTLAAIVLLLVFRPWRFKLTRLQIRSVLLYGGMMGAMNLFFYAAIEHIPLGVAVALEFTGPLSVALFGARKPLDFFWIALALLGFASLLPWSQTSGDISPFGIALALCAGACWAGYIIYGQRAGIGGGPHIAALGVTAAATIALPLGIITTGPALFDPAVLPLGFAVALLSSAIPYALDMVALPHIPARLFGILMSGQPALAALTGLIVLGETLSVLQIAGIAAIIAASIGATLTIARRS; this is encoded by the coding sequence TTGCGTCCGACTTCCATTCTCTTGCCCATCCTTCTCGTCACCTTCGGCATGGTCTTCACGGCGACCGGCTCGAGCTTCGCCAAGCTCCTGTTTCCGCTCGTCGGCGCTTTCGGAGCGACCGCCCTGAGGCTGACGCTTGCGGCGATAGTGCTGCTCCTCGTCTTTCGGCCATGGCGCTTCAAGTTGACCCGCCTGCAGATCCGCAGCGTGCTACTCTATGGCGGCATGATGGGCGCCATGAACCTCTTCTTCTATGCTGCCATCGAGCATATTCCGCTCGGCGTTGCCGTGGCGCTCGAATTTACCGGTCCGCTTTCCGTTGCTCTGTTCGGAGCACGAAAGCCCTTGGACTTCTTCTGGATCGCCTTGGCTCTTTTGGGCTTCGCCTCGCTCTTGCCGTGGTCGCAGACGTCCGGTGACATCTCGCCCTTCGGCATAGCCCTGGCCCTTTGCGCCGGCGCTTGCTGGGCGGGTTACATTATCTATGGGCAGCGCGCCGGGATAGGTGGCGGCCCTCATATCGCGGCGCTCGGCGTCACGGCAGCGGCAACAATTGCCTTGCCTCTGGGCATTATTACCACCGGGCCTGCTTTGTTCGATCCTGCTGTCTTGCCGCTCGGATTTGCGGTCGCTCTTCTGTCGAGCGCCATTCCCTATGCACTCGACATGGTCGCCTTGCCCCATATTCCAGCGCGTCTATTCGGTATCCTGATGAGCGGGCAACCCGCTTTGGCTGCCCTTACGGGCCTTATCGTCCTGGGCGAAACACTCTCGGTGCTGCAGATCGCAGGTATCGCTGCCATCATTGCAGCTTCAATCGGCGCAACGCTCACCATCGCGCGCCGCAGCTGA
- a CDS encoding SMP-30/gluconolactonase/LRE family protein: protein MLAKDFVVEDPRFERLVLGNVAVERLYTGSRWAEGPAYFAAGRYLLWSDIPNNRLLRFDETDNSVSVFQQPSNHQNGHTVDTQGRLISCEHLGRCVSMIDHDGTRIVLADHFNGKKLNSPNDVVVKSDGSIWFTDPSYGIDTDYEGDQAASEQDGCYVYRIDPDGTLAAVATDFVRPNGLAFSPDESVLYISDTGVSPSHLRALSVDEDGKMLGHSQVFATCEIGGFDGFRVDQHGNVWTSAGDGVHCYAPDGTRLGRILIPEVVANVEFGGLKRNRLFIAATTSLYAVYLNTRPVPR, encoded by the coding sequence ATGCTCGCCAAGGATTTCGTGGTCGAAGACCCTCGCTTCGAGCGACTGGTCTTGGGCAATGTCGCTGTCGAAAGGCTCTATACCGGGTCTCGCTGGGCCGAGGGGCCGGCCTATTTTGCTGCTGGCAGATACCTGCTCTGGTCCGACATCCCGAACAACCGCTTGCTCCGCTTCGACGAGACGGACAACTCGGTTTCCGTTTTCCAGCAGCCCTCCAATCATCAAAATGGCCACACGGTCGATACCCAAGGCCGGCTGATCTCCTGCGAACATCTGGGTCGCTGCGTGTCCATGATCGACCATGACGGCACGCGCATCGTCCTAGCCGACCACTTCAACGGCAAAAAGCTCAATTCTCCGAACGATGTCGTCGTCAAGTCCGACGGCTCGATCTGGTTTACCGACCCCAGCTACGGCATCGACACCGACTATGAAGGCGATCAGGCCGCGAGCGAACAGGATGGCTGCTACGTCTATCGCATCGATCCCGACGGAACGCTGGCTGCCGTGGCGACCGACTTCGTGCGACCCAACGGTCTCGCCTTTTCGCCGGATGAAAGCGTGCTCTACATCAGCGACACCGGCGTGAGCCCGAGCCACCTCCGCGCCCTCAGCGTTGATGAAGACGGCAAGATGCTGGGCCATTCCCAGGTTTTCGCCACCTGCGAGATCGGCGGCTTCGACGGTTTTCGCGTCGATCAACACGGCAATGTCTGGACAAGCGCCGGCGATGGCGTCCACTGCTATGCGCCCGACGGCACGCGCCTCGGACGCATCCTGATCCCGGAAGTCGTCGCCAATGTCGAATTCGGCGGACTCAAGCGCAACCGGCTCTTTATCGCTGCCACCACCTCGCTTTATGCGGTCTACCTCAACACAAGACCGGTGCCACGATGA
- a CDS encoding tripartite tricarboxylate transporter permease, translating to MDTLGLLLQGFGVALQPVNLMWALVGSVLGTAIGILPGIGPALTIALLLPVTTALAPTSAFIMFAGILYGAMYGGSTTSILLNTPGEAGSMMTALEGNKMARAGRGAAALATAAIGSFVAGTFATLALTFAAPFVAELAFYFKPTDYFAITALAFCSVAVVMGASRTRGFISLFLGIAIGVIGIDAMTGQPRLTFGNMQLLRGIALTVVLVSLFAVGEILYVASRYRSVPGVMAPVKGKLWMTREDFARSWKPWLRGTAIGFPMGALPGSGSEIPTMLSYTLERKLSKHPEQFGKGAIEGVAGPEATNNAAAAGILVPLLTLGLPTSATAAVLLAAFQNYGLQPGPFLFTSNPALIWGLIASLYVGNVMLLVLNLPLVGIWVQLLRIPRPQLYAGILVFAMIGVWGLAGSWVDLAIMFVVGLAGYVMRVYDFPIAPVLIGLILGPMAENQLRTALAAGQGNPMVLVSTPLSAILLTIAVLLLALPIFLKRLRAHA from the coding sequence ATGGATACTCTCGGGCTTCTTCTGCAAGGCTTCGGCGTTGCGCTTCAGCCGGTTAACCTCATGTGGGCGCTGGTCGGCTCGGTGCTCGGCACCGCCATCGGCATCCTGCCAGGCATCGGTCCGGCGCTGACCATTGCGTTGCTTTTGCCGGTGACGACGGCGCTGGCGCCGACATCGGCCTTCATTATGTTCGCCGGCATTTTGTATGGCGCGATGTATGGCGGCTCGACCACCTCGATCCTGCTCAACACGCCAGGCGAAGCCGGCTCGATGATGACGGCGCTCGAGGGGAACAAGATGGCCCGCGCCGGCCGCGGCGCCGCGGCGCTTGCGACCGCTGCCATCGGCTCCTTTGTTGCCGGCACCTTTGCGACGCTGGCGCTGACCTTTGCTGCGCCCTTCGTTGCCGAACTGGCCTTCTACTTTAAGCCGACCGACTATTTCGCCATCACCGCACTGGCCTTCTGTTCGGTCGCCGTGGTGATGGGCGCCTCGCGCACGCGCGGCTTCATCTCGCTGTTTTTGGGCATTGCCATCGGGGTCATCGGCATCGACGCCATGACCGGTCAGCCGCGCCTCACCTTTGGCAATATGCAGCTGTTGCGCGGCATTGCGCTTACCGTCGTGCTGGTTTCGCTCTTTGCCGTCGGCGAAATTCTCTATGTCGCCAGCCGCTATCGCAGCGTTCCCGGCGTCATGGCGCCGGTCAAGGGCAAGCTCTGGATGACGCGGGAAGATTTCGCTCGCTCCTGGAAGCCGTGGCTGCGTGGCACCGCAATCGGCTTTCCGATGGGCGCGCTGCCCGGCAGTGGCTCGGAAATCCCGACCATGCTGAGCTATACGCTCGAGCGAAAGCTCTCCAAGCACCCCGAACAGTTCGGTAAAGGTGCCATTGAGGGCGTTGCCGGGCCGGAAGCGACCAACAATGCCGCTGCCGCCGGCATCCTCGTGCCCCTCCTGACGCTGGGCCTGCCGACGTCCGCAACCGCCGCCGTGTTGCTGGCCGCTTTCCAGAACTATGGCCTCCAGCCCGGCCCCTTCCTCTTCACCTCGAACCCGGCGCTAATCTGGGGCCTCATTGCCTCGCTCTATGTGGGCAATGTCATGCTCCTGGTGCTCAATCTGCCGCTGGTCGGCATTTGGGTGCAGCTGCTGCGCATCCCGCGACCGCAGCTTTATGCCGGCATCCTCGTCTTCGCCATGATCGGCGTCTGGGGCCTGGCCGGATCCTGGGTAGACCTGGCCATCATGTTCGTGGTCGGTCTCGCCGGCTATGTCATGCGCGTCTACGACTTCCCCATCGCCCCGGTACTGATCGGGTTGATCCTCGGCCCCATGGCCGAAAACCAGCTGCGTACGGCGCTTGCGGCAGGCCAAGGCAATCCGATGGTGCTGGTCTCGACCCCGCTCTCGGCCATCCTTCTCACCATCGCCGTGCTGCTTCTGGCGCTGCCGATCTTCCTCAAGCGCTTGCGCGCACACGCCTGA
- a CDS encoding MmgE/PrpD family protein, whose product MKTYDVKVHPSAANLPREEQLAWHIAEFAANCGPLDADVSEMIACRIVDNASVALAAINRAPVAAARAMALAHPRKGGATLYGLSGVRVDAEWAAWANATAVRELDYHDTFLAADYSHPGDAISPLIAVAQQMGLDGAALARGIAVTYEVHVALVKAISLHKYKKDHVAHLAPATTAAIGAMLGLSTEVIFQAVNQAVHLSFSTRQSRKGEISSWKAYVPGFSGKLAIECVDRAMRGEKSPSPIYEGEDSVIAWMLGGKNDAYQVSLPAPGESPRGIMETYTKAHSAEYQAQALIDLAIDLSSQIGDLGQVKDILLETSHHTHNVIGTGANDPQKMDPEASRETLDHSIMYILAVALEDRKWHHVDSYTRERARTPSTVALWHKIRTVEEPTWTTRYLDPDPDKRAFGGKIIVTLEDGRVITGERGVADAHPNGNHPWTWPDYAGKFESLTRDELGDAERQSFLDAAKGYAGLPAGGLDALLPVLKSGAVTPSQPTGQGIFDHGL is encoded by the coding sequence ATGAAGACCTACGACGTCAAGGTTCATCCCTCAGCCGCCAACCTGCCCCGCGAAGAGCAACTGGCCTGGCACATTGCCGAGTTTGCGGCCAATTGCGGCCCACTCGATGCGGATGTGTCCGAGATGATCGCCTGCCGTATCGTCGACAATGCCAGTGTCGCGCTTGCCGCGATCAATCGCGCTCCAGTCGCCGCAGCCCGTGCCATGGCGCTGGCTCATCCGCGCAAGGGTGGCGCAACGCTTTATGGTCTTTCAGGCGTTCGCGTCGATGCCGAATGGGCGGCCTGGGCCAATGCCACGGCGGTGCGCGAGCTCGACTATCACGACACCTTCCTTGCCGCCGACTACTCGCACCCGGGCGACGCCATTTCGCCACTGATCGCGGTGGCGCAGCAGATGGGTCTTGATGGCGCAGCTTTGGCGCGCGGCATCGCCGTGACCTATGAAGTGCATGTGGCGCTGGTGAAGGCCATTTCGCTGCACAAATACAAGAAGGACCACGTCGCGCACCTGGCGCCTGCCACCACCGCCGCGATCGGCGCCATGCTCGGATTGTCGACAGAAGTGATCTTCCAGGCCGTCAACCAGGCCGTGCACCTTTCCTTCTCCACCCGCCAATCCCGGAAAGGCGAGATCAGCTCCTGGAAAGCCTATGTTCCGGGCTTTTCGGGCAAGCTCGCCATCGAATGCGTCGACCGCGCCATGCGGGGCGAGAAGTCGCCCTCGCCGATTTATGAGGGCGAAGATTCCGTCATCGCTTGGATGCTGGGCGGCAAGAACGATGCCTACCAGGTATCACTCCCCGCACCCGGCGAAAGCCCGCGCGGCATCATGGAGACTTATACCAAGGCTCATTCCGCCGAATACCAGGCGCAGGCACTGATCGATCTTGCGATCGATCTTTCCAGCCAGATCGGCGATCTCGGCCAGGTCAAGGACATCCTCCTCGAAACCAGCCACCACACGCACAACGTCATCGGCACCGGCGCCAACGATCCGCAGAAGATGGATCCGGAAGCCAGCCGCGAAACGCTTGATCACTCGATCATGTATATTCTCGCGGTCGCGCTCGAAGACCGCAAATGGCACCATGTCGACAGCTATACCCGCGAGCGTGCCCGCACGCCTTCGACCGTAGCCCTCTGGCACAAGATTCGCACGGTTGAAGAACCCACCTGGACCACGCGCTACCTCGATCCCGATCCGGACAAGCGAGCCTTCGGCGGCAAGATCATCGTCACGCTTGAGGATGGCCGCGTCATAACCGGCGAGCGCGGCGTGGCCGACGCGCATCCCAATGGCAACCATCCCTGGACCTGGCCGGACTATGCCGGCAAGTTCGAGAGCCTGACGCGCGACGAGCTCGGCGACGCCGAACGGCAGAGCTTCCTCGACGCCGCCAAGGGCTATGCCGGCCTCCCCGCCGGTGGTCTTGATGCGCTGCTTCCGGTCCTCAAGTCCGGTGCGGTGACGCCGTCCCAGCCCACCGGCCAGGGCATTTTCGACCACGGACTTTAA
- a CDS encoding tripartite tricarboxylate transporter TctB family protein, which yields MSNNGNPTPNTLEGGSHQAAPAPSRPYWIGIGLMVIGAVWLVNAYGLPQGARYAAVGPGLFVTISGAALLVLGAVLVLQIWRGESFQPQDAEDAVADAKMDKRAFLTALVAVAVPVATMGPLGMPFTATLSFVLVANAFGSRRWWLDLICGAILACASWFLFSQLGLQLGRFFPPLGF from the coding sequence TTGTCCAATAACGGCAACCCGACGCCGAACACTCTGGAAGGGGGCAGCCATCAGGCTGCCCCTGCTCCCTCCCGTCCGTACTGGATCGGCATTGGCCTCATGGTCATAGGCGCGGTCTGGCTGGTCAACGCTTATGGCCTGCCGCAAGGCGCGCGTTATGCCGCCGTTGGTCCTGGCCTCTTCGTGACCATTTCGGGAGCAGCACTGCTGGTCCTCGGCGCCGTCCTCGTTCTTCAGATCTGGCGCGGCGAAAGCTTTCAGCCGCAGGACGCCGAAGACGCCGTAGCCGATGCCAAGATGGACAAGCGCGCATTTTTGACGGCGCTGGTCGCCGTTGCTGTTCCCGTCGCCACGATGGGCCCGCTCGGCATGCCCTTCACAGCGACCCTCTCCTTCGTCCTCGTTGCTAACGCCTTCGGGTCGCGCCGCTGGTGGCTGGACCTGATTTGCGGCGCCATTCTTGCCTGCGCGTCCTGGTTCCTGTTCAGCCAGCTCGGCCTGCAGCTCGGGCGCTTTTTCCCGCCACTGGGGTTCTAG
- a CDS encoding GntR family transcriptional regulator — translation MDASSLLADSLFKQLCEAIVTGQIAPGSKLSEPRLATQYGVSRGPLREAIRRLEERKLVTRLPRQGVRVIVPTREAADELFRIREVLEGLAAREAARHATAEDIVEVRAMLAKHARALDRPDAMLYWQDTANSDFHFLIARIARSQSLFDLLCGEYYTLFRLFRMRHQIVPGRAQRALVEHERIVDAIADGDEELAEMLMRRHIATARNGLAANPEAL, via the coding sequence ATGGACGCTAGCAGTTTGCTAGCCGACAGCCTCTTCAAGCAGCTCTGCGAGGCCATCGTTACCGGGCAGATCGCGCCCGGTAGCAAGCTCAGCGAACCGCGGCTGGCCACCCAATATGGCGTCAGCCGCGGACCATTGCGCGAGGCGATAAGGCGGCTCGAAGAACGCAAGCTCGTCACCCGCCTGCCGCGGCAAGGCGTGCGCGTTATCGTTCCAACACGCGAGGCGGCCGACGAGCTATTTCGAATTCGCGAGGTTCTGGAAGGGCTTGCGGCACGGGAAGCCGCGCGTCACGCGACTGCCGAAGACATCGTCGAAGTCCGTGCCATGCTCGCCAAGCATGCCAGGGCGCTCGACCGGCCCGATGCCATGCTTTATTGGCAGGATACCGCTAATTCGGACTTTCATTTCCTGATCGCCCGCATCGCTCGCAGCCAGTCGCTGTTCGACCTTCTATGTGGCGAATATTACACGCTTTTTCGTCTTTTTCGCATGCGCCACCAGATCGTCCCCGGTCGGGCGCAGCGCGCGCTGGTGGAGCATGAGCGCATCGTTGACGCCATCGCGGACGGTGATGAGGAGCTGGCGGAAATGCTGATGCGTCGGCACATCGCCACGGCCCGCAATGGCCTCGCTGCCAACCCCGAAGCGCTCTAG